In a genomic window of Ardenticatenales bacterium:
- the avd gene encoding diversity-generating retroelement protein Avd — translation MTTLLLLMMKQSPIFERVEKFLDWLLPITAQFPKHHRFGLARRTEDRALDFYEQIVRAAKADRPGRYLHEADVQLTQLGFYLRRCYHLQLITARQYEEGSRRIAELGRLIGGWMKKAVVTG, via the coding sequence ATTTTTGAGCGTGTTGAAAAGTTTCTGGATTGGCTGCTGCCGATTACGGCCCAGTTCCCCAAACACCATCGCTTCGGGTTGGCCCGCCGCACAGAAGACCGGGCTCTGGACTTTTATGAACAAATCGTGCGCGCAGCCAAAGCGGACAGGCCAGGTCGTTATCTGCATGAGGCGGATGTGCAACTCACGCAGTTGGGTTTTTACCTGCGGCGGTGCTATCATCTGCAATTGATTACTGCGCGGCAGTATGAAGAAGGCAGCCGCCGCATCGCCGAATTAGGGCGATTGATTGGTGGCTGGATGAAAAAGGCAGTTGTGACCGGGTGA
- a CDS encoding SUMF1/EgtB/PvdO family nonheme iron enzyme: MLRGGSWNNNDNNIRASNRNNNNPTNRNNNVGFRCAQ; this comes from the coding sequence GTGCTTCGCGGCGGGTCGTGGAACAACAACGACAACAACATCCGCGCCTCCAACCGCAACAACAACAACCCGACGAACCGCAACAACAACGTGGGGTTCCGGTGCGCCCAGTAG